A section of the Subtercola frigoramans genome encodes:
- a CDS encoding ribonuclease J: MPNAVYEPLALKPDTLRITPIGGLGEIGRNMTVFEINGKLLIVDCGVLFPEETQPGVDLILPDFSLVRDRLNDVVGIVLTHGHEDHIGAVPYLLRHKNDIPLIGSGLTLALVEAKLKEHRIKPYTYQVKEGQTEQMGPFELEFVAVNHSIPDALAVAIKTVAGVVLHTGDFKMDQLPLDDRITDLRAFARLGEAGVDLFLVDSTNADVPGFTPSERTIGPVLENVIAKAPRRVIVASFSSHVHRVQQVLDAAHANGRRVALLGRSMVRNMGIAAELGYLKVPDGVLVDFKKAGDIPDDKIVYMSTGSQGEPMAVLSRMANLEHQIEVGPGDTVILASSLIPGNENAVYRVINGLTKLGATVVHKGNAKVHVSGHAAAGELLYCYNILKPKNVMPVHGEYRHLVANAQLAIETGVPEANTILADDGTVVDLKDGVATIVGQYDLGFVYVDGNSVGEITDDDLKDRRILGEEGFISIIVVIEANTGRIIVGPEIHAKGFAEGDVVFDKVKPKIAAALAEAVGNGTRDTHALQQVVRRTVGRWVNTSFRRRPMIVPVVIEA, from the coding sequence ATGCCCAACGCCGTATACGAACCCCTGGCCCTGAAGCCGGACACCCTCAGGATCACCCCGATCGGCGGTCTCGGCGAGATCGGTCGAAACATGACCGTCTTCGAGATCAACGGCAAGCTGTTGATCGTCGACTGCGGCGTGCTCTTCCCTGAAGAGACCCAGCCCGGTGTCGACCTGATTCTGCCGGACTTCTCGCTCGTCCGCGACCGCTTGAACGACGTCGTCGGCATCGTGCTGACCCACGGCCACGAAGACCACATCGGTGCCGTGCCGTACCTTCTGCGCCACAAGAACGACATCCCCCTCATCGGCTCCGGCCTCACCCTCGCGCTTGTCGAGGCGAAGCTCAAGGAGCACCGCATCAAGCCGTACACCTACCAGGTGAAGGAGGGCCAGACCGAGCAGATGGGCCCGTTCGAGCTCGAGTTCGTGGCGGTGAACCACTCGATTCCGGATGCCCTGGCTGTCGCCATCAAGACGGTTGCCGGTGTTGTGCTCCATACCGGCGACTTCAAGATGGACCAACTGCCGCTGGACGACCGGATCACCGACCTGCGGGCCTTCGCACGCCTCGGTGAAGCCGGAGTGGACCTGTTCCTGGTCGACTCCACCAACGCCGACGTTCCTGGGTTCACGCCCTCTGAGCGCACCATCGGGCCCGTGCTCGAGAACGTGATCGCCAAGGCTCCCCGCCGGGTCATCGTCGCCAGCTTCTCGTCCCACGTGCACCGTGTGCAGCAGGTTCTCGATGCAGCACACGCGAACGGGCGCCGCGTGGCGCTTCTGGGCCGCTCCATGGTCCGAAACATGGGTATCGCCGCCGAACTCGGTTACCTCAAGGTTCCTGACGGCGTGCTGGTGGACTTCAAGAAGGCCGGCGACATCCCCGACGACAAGATCGTCTACATGTCGACCGGTTCGCAGGGTGAGCCAATGGCCGTCTTGTCGCGGATGGCCAACCTCGAGCACCAGATCGAGGTCGGGCCCGGTGACACGGTCATCCTGGCGTCGTCGCTCATCCCCGGCAACGAGAATGCTGTGTACCGCGTGATCAATGGCCTCACTAAGCTCGGTGCGACCGTTGTGCACAAGGGCAACGCCAAAGTGCACGTCTCGGGTCACGCTGCCGCGGGGGAGTTGCTCTACTGCTACAACATCCTGAAGCCGAAGAACGTCATGCCGGTTCACGGCGAGTACCGGCACCTGGTGGCGAACGCGCAGCTCGCCATCGAGACCGGTGTTCCGGAGGCCAACACGATCCTGGCGGATGATGGCACCGTCGTCGACCTCAAAGACGGTGTCGCCACCATCGTCGGCCAGTATGACCTCGGCTTTGTCTACGTCGACGGCAACAGCGTGGGCGAGATCACCGATGACGACCTCAAAGACCGCCGAATCCTCGGCGAAGAGGGATTCATCTCGATCATCGTCGTCATCGAGGCGAATACGGGCCGCATCATCGTCGGGCCGGAGATCCACGCCAAGGGCTTCGCCGAGGGCGACGTCGTCTTCGACAAGGTCAAGCCGAAGATCGCTGCGGCTCTGGCCGAAGCTGTGGGCAATGGCACCCGCGACACGCATGCCCTGCAGCAGGTCGTGCGCCGCACAGTCGGTCGCTGGGTGAACACCTCCTTCCGTCGCCGACCCATGATCGTGCCGGTCGTCATCGAGGCGTAG
- the dapA gene encoding 4-hydroxy-tetrahydrodipicolinate synthase: protein MAPSSEIPSTPAPAENPFGQVLVALVTPFTADGEVDWASVEKLIDNVIADGADGIVVTGTTGETSTLTDAEKVRLVEVGKSVADGRAKIITGGGSNETAHAMQLAKQSEKAGADGNLVVTPYYNKPTQAGVLTHFRMIADATDLPVILYDIPGRTGIPISYDTILRAAKHPNILAIKDAKGDFSEVSRVLNQTDLLYFSGDDSNVLPHLAIGATGLIGVTNNIAARPYRIMIDAVNAGDLATATAMHKALEPLVRATMTHVPGTVAVKYILHGLGRISSPRVRLPLVGPEEWEAAKIEDEIDLVRTIPGLSFTNFRPDRNAAAGGALPKIPGTTR from the coding sequence GTGGCTCCTTCGTCTGAAATCCCCTCCACTCCCGCTCCGGCCGAGAATCCCTTCGGGCAGGTGCTGGTCGCCCTGGTGACCCCGTTCACTGCCGACGGCGAAGTCGACTGGGCGAGCGTGGAGAAGCTCATCGACAACGTGATCGCCGATGGAGCCGATGGCATCGTCGTCACGGGCACCACCGGCGAGACATCGACCCTCACCGACGCAGAGAAGGTCCGGCTTGTCGAGGTTGGCAAGTCTGTTGCCGACGGTCGCGCGAAGATCATCACCGGCGGTGGCTCGAACGAGACCGCGCACGCCATGCAGCTGGCCAAGCAGAGCGAGAAAGCCGGCGCCGACGGCAACCTGGTTGTCACGCCCTACTACAACAAGCCCACACAGGCCGGCGTGCTCACGCACTTCCGCATGATCGCCGACGCGACCGATCTGCCGGTCATCCTGTACGACATTCCCGGTCGCACGGGCATCCCAATCAGCTACGACACCATTCTCCGGGCGGCGAAGCACCCGAACATCCTCGCCATCAAAGACGCCAAAGGCGACTTCAGCGAGGTCAGCCGAGTGCTCAACCAGACCGATCTGCTGTACTTCTCAGGCGATGACTCGAACGTTCTGCCGCACCTCGCGATCGGCGCAACCGGCCTCATCGGCGTGACGAACAACATCGCCGCCCGGCCGTACCGCATCATGATCGATGCCGTGAACGCAGGCGACCTCGCCACGGCAACCGCGATGCACAAGGCGCTCGAGCCCCTGGTTCGCGCGACGATGACCCACGTGCCCGGCACCGTCGCCGTCAAGTACATCCTCCACGGACTCGGTCGCATCTCGAGCCCGCGGGTGCGACTCCCGCTCGTCGGCCCAGAAGAGTGGGAGGCCGCGAAGATCGAAGACGAAATCGATCTTGTGCGCACCATTCCAGGGCTCTCGTTCACCAATTTCCGTCCCGACCGCAACGCCGCCGCAGGCGGAGCGCTGCCCAAAATACCTGGTACGACCCGCTAG
- the era gene encoding GTPase Era: protein MIGSESVTDPDFRAGFVSFVGRPNVGKSTLTNALVGEKVAITSSKPQTTRRAIRGIVHRPDGQLILVDTPGMHRPRTLLGERLNSVVQSTLGDVDVIGFCVPADEKLGPGDRFINEQLDAFPGAKKVAIVTKIDAASRPAVAEQLLAISELRNWEAIIPISSTSNLQLDILTAELVKLLPRSGKLYPDDQKTDEGLEARISELIREAALEGVQDELPHSIAVTIDDMIERDDRDLVEIYANLFVERDSQKGIIIGKSGSRLGEVGARARASIEPLVGKQVFLSIRVKVAKDWQRDAKQLGRLGF, encoded by the coding sequence ATGATCGGCTCAGAATCCGTCACCGACCCCGACTTCAGGGCGGGATTCGTCTCGTTCGTCGGTCGGCCCAATGTCGGCAAATCGACTCTCACGAACGCCCTGGTCGGCGAGAAGGTCGCCATCACCAGCTCGAAGCCCCAGACCACACGGCGGGCGATCCGCGGCATCGTGCACCGACCGGATGGCCAGCTCATCCTGGTCGACACGCCGGGTATGCACCGCCCCCGCACGCTCCTTGGCGAGCGATTGAATTCGGTCGTGCAGTCGACGCTCGGCGATGTCGACGTGATCGGTTTCTGCGTACCCGCAGACGAGAAGCTCGGCCCTGGCGACCGGTTCATCAATGAGCAACTCGATGCCTTCCCCGGCGCGAAGAAGGTCGCCATCGTCACCAAGATCGATGCGGCATCGCGCCCTGCCGTCGCAGAGCAACTGCTCGCGATCTCGGAGCTGCGCAATTGGGAGGCGATCATCCCGATCTCGTCGACCAGCAACCTGCAACTCGACATTCTGACGGCAGAACTCGTCAAGCTCCTCCCTCGTTCGGGCAAACTGTACCCCGACGACCAGAAGACCGACGAAGGGCTCGAAGCCCGTATCTCGGAACTCATCAGGGAAGCAGCCCTCGAGGGAGTTCAGGATGAGCTTCCCCACTCGATTGCCGTCACCATCGACGACATGATCGAGCGCGACGATCGCGACCTGGTCGAGATCTACGCCAACCTCTTCGTCGAGCGTGACAGCCAGAAGGGCATCATCATCGGCAAGTCCGGCAGTCGGCTGGGTGAAGTCGGTGCCCGCGCCAGGGCGTCGATCGAGCCTCTCGTCGGCAAGCAGGTGTTCCTCAGCATCCGGGTGAAGGTCGCCAAGGACTGGCAGCGCGATGCGAAACAGTTGGGCAGGCTGGGATTCTGA
- a CDS encoding hemolysin family protein: MTTLPFVGPFVAVAFVLVVLGGLFAAADSAMASLSRADILELAERARAKRSLRAIAEETGAHINVVNFVRVVVETSAAVLVTIVLAYSLDQIWLALTLSILIMTAVSFVLVGSSPRSVGRVHARVVLRLTAVLVHLLRVLLGPIASALVALGNRVTPGRPRSATFSSEEQLLSMVDEATELDVLEEDDRELIHSILEFNDTVVREVMVPRTDMVTVDVEATVGQSMGLFLSRGVSRMPVVAGSVDEITGILYLRDAARLSHEKPRQVDAVTVSELARPALFVPESKKVDDTLRQMQLESNHLAMVVDEYGGIAGLVTMEDLIEELVGDISDEYDRETVDIEELSFGVYRVSARLPVDELGELFGIELDDDDVDSVGGLLGKALGRLPIQGSVARIAGLVLTAERTDGRRRRISTVVVERDAPEIFPLTDEVSTSSRSSQKTTKKKPEKESE, from the coding sequence ATGACGACCCTCCCTTTCGTCGGCCCGTTCGTTGCGGTCGCATTCGTGCTCGTCGTGCTGGGCGGCCTGTTCGCGGCTGCAGACTCCGCGATGGCGTCGCTGTCGCGGGCCGACATTCTCGAGCTGGCCGAGCGGGCGCGGGCAAAACGCTCCCTGCGTGCGATCGCCGAAGAGACCGGCGCGCACATCAACGTGGTCAACTTCGTACGGGTCGTGGTCGAGACATCGGCTGCCGTTCTCGTCACGATCGTTCTCGCCTACAGCCTCGACCAGATCTGGCTGGCGCTGACCCTTTCCATCCTCATCATGACCGCCGTCTCGTTCGTGCTGGTCGGTTCGAGCCCGCGGAGCGTCGGCCGCGTGCACGCGCGGGTCGTGCTTCGATTGACGGCCGTACTCGTCCACCTCCTCCGTGTGCTGCTCGGGCCCATCGCGAGCGCGCTGGTCGCCCTCGGCAACCGGGTCACTCCCGGCCGGCCGCGGTCGGCCACGTTCTCGTCAGAAGAACAGCTTCTGAGTATGGTCGACGAGGCCACGGAGCTCGATGTGCTCGAGGAAGACGACCGGGAGCTCATCCACTCCATTCTCGAGTTCAACGACACTGTCGTGCGCGAGGTCATGGTTCCGCGTACCGATATGGTGACGGTCGACGTCGAGGCGACCGTCGGGCAGAGCATGGGCCTGTTCCTCAGTCGGGGGGTGTCACGGATGCCCGTGGTTGCCGGCAGCGTCGACGAGATCACGGGCATCCTGTACCTGCGCGACGCGGCGCGGCTCAGCCATGAGAAACCCCGCCAGGTAGACGCGGTCACTGTTTCCGAGCTCGCGAGGCCTGCCCTCTTCGTACCCGAGTCGAAGAAGGTCGACGACACGCTTCGCCAGATGCAACTCGAATCCAACCACCTCGCGATGGTCGTCGACGAATACGGCGGTATCGCTGGACTGGTGACCATGGAAGACTTGATCGAAGAACTCGTCGGGGACATCTCCGACGAATACGATCGTGAGACGGTCGACATCGAAGAGCTCTCGTTCGGCGTCTACCGGGTCAGCGCACGTCTGCCAGTCGACGAACTCGGCGAACTGTTCGGCATCGAGCTCGACGATGACGACGTGGACTCCGTGGGAGGCCTGCTCGGAAAGGCGCTCGGCCGCCTGCCCATCCAGGGCTCGGTTGCACGAATCGCCGGTCTGGTACTCACCGCGGAACGCACCGACGGCCGGCGTCGACGAATCAGTACCGTCGTGGTCGAGCGCGACGCCCCCGAAATCTTCCCGCTCACCGACGAGGTGAGCACATCATCCAGATCGTCCCAGAAGACCACGAAGAAGAAGCCCGAGAAGGAGTCCGAATGA
- the ybeY gene encoding rRNA maturation RNase YbeY, which translates to MSIEVNNESSIPVDEEALLRLASYALEQMHVHPDAELAIVLVDEAAMEQLHVQWMDEPGPTDVLSFPMDELRPGTEEAPTPPGLLGDVVLCPQVAEGQAQTAGHSTLEELLLLLTHGILHLLGFDHAEPAEEKEMFGIQGDILVGFAMKERRRRV; encoded by the coding sequence GTGAGCATTGAAGTGAACAACGAATCGTCGATTCCGGTCGACGAAGAGGCGCTGCTGCGCCTGGCCAGCTACGCGCTCGAGCAGATGCACGTGCATCCTGACGCCGAACTCGCGATCGTGCTGGTCGACGAGGCGGCGATGGAGCAGCTTCACGTGCAGTGGATGGACGAACCGGGCCCGACAGACGTGCTGAGCTTCCCGATGGACGAGTTGCGACCGGGTACTGAAGAAGCCCCGACGCCTCCCGGCCTACTGGGCGACGTTGTGCTGTGCCCCCAGGTCGCCGAAGGGCAGGCCCAGACGGCAGGCCACTCGACGCTCGAAGAGTTACTGCTTCTGCTGACCCACGGCATTCTGCACCTGCTCGGCTTCGACCATGCCGAGCCGGCAGAGGAGAAAGAGATGTTCGGCATCCAGGGTGACATCCTGGTCGGCTTCGCCATGAAGGAGCGCCGTCGCAGAGTATGA
- a CDS encoding PhoH family protein, producing MPGSESIPGSGRSAAEAVIHVDGLAMVRLLGPQDRLVTLVEKQFPSVSLHSRGNEITLTGPSADVEAAERLVEELVQMVRAGNDELTEIEVTASARMLDSDRSSSPSDTLGQPIVTTRGKTVRAKTPGQKDYVDAIDENTIVFGIGPAGTGKTYLAMAKAVQALQRKEVNRIILTRPAVEAGERLGYLPGSLTDKIDPYLRPLFDALNEMLDPEIVPKLMATGAIEVAPLAYMRGRTLNDSFIVLDEAQNTTPEQMKMFLTRLGFGSRMVITGDITQIDLPLGTSGLQVVRGVLDGIDDIHFATLTSDDVVRHTLVGQIVDAYTRFDQIQLAGRNRAAERRAGATASASTDSRHPSTQRDRP from the coding sequence TTGCCGGGTTCTGAAAGCATTCCGGGTTCAGGCAGAAGCGCTGCCGAGGCCGTGATCCACGTCGACGGGCTGGCCATGGTCAGGTTGCTCGGCCCGCAAGACCGTCTCGTGACCTTGGTCGAGAAGCAGTTCCCGAGCGTGAGCCTGCACAGTCGGGGAAATGAGATCACGCTGACGGGCCCTTCCGCAGACGTCGAAGCGGCAGAACGCCTTGTCGAAGAACTGGTGCAGATGGTCAGGGCTGGCAACGACGAATTGACCGAGATCGAAGTGACTGCATCGGCGCGCATGCTCGACTCAGACCGTTCATCGAGCCCGTCAGACACGCTCGGCCAGCCGATTGTCACCACGCGCGGCAAGACGGTTCGGGCCAAGACCCCCGGGCAGAAGGACTACGTCGACGCGATCGACGAGAACACCATCGTGTTCGGCATCGGACCGGCGGGAACGGGCAAGACGTACCTCGCCATGGCCAAGGCCGTGCAGGCACTTCAGCGCAAGGAGGTCAACCGCATCATCCTGACGCGGCCGGCCGTCGAGGCGGGCGAACGCCTCGGCTACCTCCCCGGCTCACTCACAGACAAGATCGACCCCTACCTGAGGCCGCTCTTCGACGCCCTGAACGAGATGCTCGACCCCGAGATCGTGCCCAAGCTCATGGCCACCGGCGCCATCGAGGTCGCCCCGCTGGCCTACATGCGCGGCCGCACCCTCAACGACTCGTTCATCGTGCTCGACGAGGCACAGAACACGACACCCGAACAGATGAAGATGTTCCTGACGCGTCTCGGTTTCGGGTCGCGCATGGTCATCACGGGCGACATCACCCAGATCGACCTTCCTCTCGGTACGAGTGGACTGCAGGTGGTTCGCGGTGTGCTCGACGGTATCGACGACATCCACTTCGCTACCCTGACGAGTGACGACGTCGTGCGGCACACCCTTGTGGGCCAGATCGTTGACGCCTATACCCGGTTCGACCAGATTCAGCTCGCAGGCCGAAACCGTGCCGCTGAGCGTCGCGCAGGAGCCACGGCCTCTGCGTCGACCGATTCCCGACACCCGAGCACACAGAGAGATCGCCCGTGA
- a CDS encoding HIT domain-containing protein, which yields MPVPAEPSIFSRIVAREIPANIYAETDTLIAIADIAPKAPVHILIVPKSEGYANVVELAAGDPGLLAEMIALAAQLAAEHADGDFRLVFNTGAGAGQTVFHVHAHLLAGSLEEGSLAGF from the coding sequence ATGCCAGTTCCTGCCGAGCCGTCCATCTTCAGCCGCATTGTGGCCCGCGAGATCCCCGCGAACATCTATGCCGAAACAGACACGCTGATCGCGATCGCCGACATCGCACCCAAGGCGCCGGTGCACATTCTCATTGTGCCGAAGTCGGAGGGCTACGCAAACGTCGTAGAGCTGGCCGCAGGCGACCCCGGGCTTCTCGCTGAGATGATCGCCCTCGCGGCCCAGCTCGCCGCTGAACACGCCGACGGTGACTTCCGACTGGTGTTCAACACCGGCGCGGGCGCAGGGCAGACGGTGTTCCATGTTCACGCCCACCTGCTTGCCGGTTCTCTCGAAGAGGGTTCCCTTGCCGGGTTCTGA
- a CDS encoding 16S rRNA (uracil(1498)-N(3))-methyltransferase — protein MSSLFLRDDLAAVPHDVGDVVALHGDEAKHAVTVNRLRVGQHTSIGDGRGLVVHGPVVGASGSELTIAVTEVTEERMPGPSVWLVQALAKGDRDELAIQAATELGVAGVVPWSADRSVSRWAGAKVAKGVERWRSIVREAAKQSIRAWVPDVAELHSTRDLVRLAGSTRMLLLEPTASQALTDFSLDGEDAESDLVLVVGPEGGISVGELEALTRAGAVPVRLGSTILRTSTAGPAALAVLNARLGRW, from the coding sequence GTGAGTTCTCTCTTTCTGCGCGATGACCTTGCTGCTGTGCCACACGACGTCGGCGATGTGGTTGCGCTCCACGGTGATGAGGCGAAGCACGCTGTCACCGTGAACCGGCTGCGCGTCGGCCAGCACACCTCCATCGGCGACGGCCGCGGCCTGGTCGTGCATGGGCCGGTCGTCGGAGCTTCTGGGTCCGAGCTCACGATCGCGGTCACCGAGGTCACAGAAGAACGGATGCCCGGACCCTCGGTCTGGCTGGTGCAGGCCTTGGCGAAGGGCGACCGCGATGAGCTCGCCATCCAGGCCGCGACAGAACTCGGCGTCGCCGGGGTCGTGCCGTGGAGCGCCGACCGCTCGGTGTCGCGTTGGGCCGGTGCCAAAGTGGCGAAAGGCGTCGAGCGCTGGCGGAGTATCGTTCGCGAGGCGGCGAAACAGTCCATTCGCGCGTGGGTTCCCGATGTCGCAGAATTGCACTCGACGCGCGATCTCGTGAGACTGGCGGGCTCCACCCGCATGCTCCTTCTCGAGCCGACGGCGAGCCAAGCACTCACCGACTTCTCACTCGACGGTGAGGATGCGGAGTCCGACCTCGTTCTCGTCGTGGGGCCTGAGGGTGGCATCAGCGTCGGGGAACTTGAGGCCTTGACTCGCGCGGGAGCAGTGCCCGTGCGGCTCGGAAGCACGATTCTGCGCACGTCGACAGCCGGACCTGCGGCGCTCGCAGTGCTCAATGCCAGGCTGGGCCGCTGGTAG